A region of the Labeo rohita strain BAU-BD-2019 chromosome 5, IGBB_LRoh.1.0, whole genome shotgun sequence genome:
CTACAAAAACACTCTCGcacattcataaaaaatagCTTACTttcataatgaaaaaataagtgGGTAGGCCACTGCCTGACACTTGTAGTAAAAAATGATTGAGGGAGAATTTGTGGATTAAAAAACTCTTTGTATGTCAAATTGAATAACtcatatgtttaaaatgtttaaaaaacacataaaacggCAAGTGCAGCTTTCTGTCCTGTGGTGACATGAAGTTTGGGTGGGCTATATAAAAAGGCTCCTTTTTAATAGCACTTAGGCTCATGTTACGTGCTCTAACTTGTAgatcattttgattttatgggGTTTATATACGTGGCCttttatgagtgtgtgtgtgtgtgttgttgatGGGTGTATGTGGTAGTCTTCGCCTCAAGATCCTTTTCTGAATGTCAGAACATCTTTACTGTCTCTATCTATCATCTCTCTCTAACTTGATCTCTCTCCCGCTCTGTCTTTATCATTCACATGAGTCATGTAAGAGCTGTAATGTCTGGTTCTGCTGCTCAAGTACAGCTGGGATGAGACTGTAACTTTCCCTCTGCTGGTAAATATTTGATGCTGTTTGCTGTTGTATGACAGTCTGAACACACTTTTATCCCACTGTGGTTCTTGTTCTAGAGAATAAATCTTTCTGGTGTTTGCATTCTGGGGAAAACAGGTTTTTTTAGGTTGTTAATGTATGTGGTAGAAAGGTATTGTGTTAATACCTCACACACAGACTTCAGGAAAACATCTCAAGAGCACGCTGGCAGACACGAGGGAAATTCATGAGAGGTCTAGTATACTTACAGCACTGAGCATGTGAAGCTGAAGTGACAGTGTGTTAAgcgcttgtgtgtgtttgcatgacTGTGCGTTTTTTTCTAGGAGTTGGAGCGCAGCAGATTAGCTGTGAGCACTTAGGTCTGCTTTCCTCCTCTGATGTGATTCTTTCTGATTCCCTTTTCTTCTCCTTTCTTccttcatctctctctctctctctctctctctctctctctctatggtGTATCTCCTCTCCTCAGATCACTTAGAAAGAAATTCTTTTTGATCTTTAACATTTGTGCTTTCAAAGGCATTTTGTATCTAAATGTGGGAAAGACggcattctgtgtgtgtgtgtgtgtgtgtgtgtaagagagaaagagagagagactccTCTGTGCAAGTATAAATACTGATTGACttcaatatattgattttttcattttactgtgGTTCTCATTGCATTGATGTATTCATTAATGGATTTTCAAGTCAATTCCATTACAGTTAAAgctaaatattatcattttcatTGTATTCACACATAAGTGAAACTCCACATTTAACAATTTTGGTTTAATTATATGGAATATCATTAATGAACAGTGttatgttattgttgttgttgtcatttaatattcatttgtaCCCCATTCATTACATTGATgatattcagtttaaaaaaaaaaaagcagtaatgATTCTCTCTTTGGTCACGTGACTTTATTTGCTGCTCTCCTCCACCACCAATAACTTATATAccttatatataattaaatcttaAGTTCTTTTTATAATCATCTTATTAATCACCGTtctatgttgtctttaatgtcaaatacgtACATTTCCCCAGTTACTTTAATCAATGTTTTAAACTGgtgtcaataacaatagactgtttaaaattgtatctaaattacaCATGTAAAAAATGGAGCTCATAAGGCTGCAATTGTATAACAAAAAGCATCATTGtatattattgcactttatattgtaataatgattattaatacagtaaacaatataaaactttgttgttttgttttgggcacgtcacattatggcttcacagacaaacatgtcgGTCCATGACATTAGTCTATTCTAGCACAAGTTACATCATATCAGCACTGTGTTGTTTACAATGAGGGACTTCACGAGTGTGCACACTCAACAACAGCTCTAGCGTTTTCAACgatgactaatctaagcgcctctgacTGGCACGCTTTCAGCgttgactaatctaagcgcttCTGATTGGCCAACGCATTTttaagttcaacagaaacgcatttgattggttataacactgcacaaaacagcacGTAAAAGCAATGTGATGCAGTGTGAGggaatctaaatgtaattttgcgaattgacacttttcattcattttcgcatttcattttaattgcgaCAGCcgtaatacattgtttaattgtgcttGGGTATTGTTTGCCGCTTGGTCTCGACTTTATGggcattttagttcattttcatGGCATGTTTGCCACAAGTCCTTGCTAACTTTTGAACTTGCTAACCAGTATCATGACTAGTCACAGGTGCCACTGTTTTCCTGTAATTCTGTTCAGTTCATTTCCTCCATTGTGTTTTAATCTCCTTTAATGCTCTcaccatctctctctttctgtctctcttctctttgttcCTCTCTCTGTTTGCCCTCCAAATCCATGAACTGTCTCTCATAATGTCATCCTCACTTAGATAACATGATTTGAGGATTAGGATTAggattataataatataacaatgaaaCATTACAGGGAAAATCAATTTAGAAATATTCCTGCCTACCTATTGATGATTCCCTATAACACTTtcttataattatattattattattattattattattcaaattaattgTCACTTTTCACTGCTTGCACTTTATGCACTGGTTCAtaatatgttgttgttgttgtttttttttaataattaaagcgAGTTTATATCAGACAGGAAACAACCAAGCAAACTGATGTCCACATCTCAAATGCTCCTTCTGCTTACTGTTGTTTTACTGATTTGCAGTAACAGACCAAAATAGATTTTGCTTCACTGTCAAAGGTCAGCAGGATCAAAGGTCAGAGAGGTTCATGTTATGCTGTGCATCTTTAATTTTCACTTGTTTAGCAGCCAAACACACATGCCGCTCCACtctctatttttcattttcagcagcacACATTCTGCCGTTGCCTTTcactttccctctctctctctctcgctcagtAGGAGTTAATTTTTAATGCTGAGTCATTTGGTGTGTACAGGAGGGTGTGATTGCAGTATCGCTGTTGTAGTGTAAATAATAGATGTTTCTGGTATTATTGAAACTCTAAGTGTTCTTCAGCACAACTTGGTGTTCACAGCAGCATGCATTTCTTAGTAAGGACATgagtcaccaaaaaaaaaaaaaactgatggcAGTGTTGACACAAAGTTGCTTGTTGGCTGATTCTATACTACGAAAACAGcttgaaattaatttaacaacttAAGGTTTTCTTCACTGACTAGACACATTGCAGAGTTTACAAGTGAGATCCATTGAGTGTATTTTACAActataaacagttttttaaagtaGAGTTTTGTAAGAataattgtgtgtatgtgtgtttggaTCAGTTTTTGCTTACATTGAGGGGACCGAAGAATGAAAACAGCTcaataaacacaacaaataatttctaaataaaagtaataaaagtgCAGAAAGGTTCATGTAAGGGTTAGATAAGGGGAGGGAAAAGAAAACCTGTCTGActcaataacaacaacagaaagTCAATGGAAAGTCCCTACtataacagaaaagaaaaacaagtgtCATAATGTGACCAATGCActtatgtttttgtggaaatctCTAATGATCAGATGTGCTAGatgacatgagaaaaaaaaaaggtacagtcatgttttttgtatttgtgtgtgttacGTAATTTGAAGAGCTATATTTGTCTTTCAAAAATTCAGAGAATTTCATTAGAATTCTGATAATGGCTTGCAATCATCCACaagtaaaaactataaatatgaTAGAAGACCTATtcccaaacatttatttaacagtattaataatttaaaattgaaataattgtGAAGACGGCACTCATCCTGAATAAAACATAGTTGCAGTGCAGGATCATTTGTATTCCATATGAAGAGAGATGCCAGCAGCACAGACAATAGGAGCTATACTTAGCTTCTGTAACAGCTCTGACTCATTCTACATTATTTAGCAACCATTACATTGTCTTACCTAcactcattttcttttcatttctaaTGTCTTCAATTAGCAGCTTCTCTCTTTGCTGATAATGTTTTAAGCAAGATCTGGGATTAATTTGGCTATTCATGGCACACACTAGGTTTCTAAccaaaaaatgtatgcaaatactGAATGAAGAAATCCtgaatgtaaatttttgtatatgcataaactCCCAAAATGCACGGTTCTATACTGAGTTGGGTTTTTCCATatcaaaaatcacattaaattcataattaaattCTGAGGCTTCTTCAAGTAATGCTGCACATTCTctttagttacattttcagaaattaatttaaaaatgtcaaccATTTGAATAGGTAGTGTCAGCCTATTTAGTGTGTGAATGCTTTTCCAATTGGGTCAAGGtaaaacccacacacacacacccattcTTGCATATGTGGTTTATGGAGACTCTCCTTaggcataatggtttttatactgtacaaactgtattttctatcgccctccCCACAGGAATCCActggcaaattaaaaaaaaacgccatttagtgagttttttttttaagccttttTGTGTATAGGGACATAGGATGcgtcctcataaaccatgttgtagtacccatgtcattatacatatttatgtcctcataaaccatataTACAAGAACACACTTTCTCTCAGTCATTCAGAGAACATCTGTGCATCTATGATCCAGTGCTGTGTATTGGTTTGATAGAGTCTGTGATTTATGTTTTCACCGCCTTCATCCCTGCAGTGATTGCATTCTGGACAAAACCCCTTCAGCATAGAATGCCCACTTAGATGGGAATACACATAtgtgcacacacatgcacagaatCAAGTGACCAAGAAATCGTTATGccattatatttcatttatttctttaatagtttaatcatttatttttatgacataaatttatttataatttatatatatcttttttatatattattgctgCATTGGAGCCTTACTCAGTATAGACTCTCTCTGCCATTCCCATAGAGCTATAGATCTCCTCCCGCATGCTTCAGAATACACCTCAAAAATACTGGGTGCAAAAAAGAAACAGTCTGTTTCTATACACAGCTCGTAACACTATCTAGCCATTCTAATGATGCATCGTAACATGCCTTTGTCTGGAAATGCCCATAGTATAAAATCACTATTTTTCCTGTCCATTACAGAACAAATGCAGATAAACAAcacaatttagttttttttttttctttttggcgATCAATGTgtaattctttttaaataatggcAAAGCTACACTTCAATGTGTGAAATACATGGATGCCGCAATATCGATATTCTAAGATATGTACAGTAATGAACATGGGGGTTGGTGAAAGGAGTTTCGGGATTTGGACCGGGTACTGTAGTGTGTCAATGTTGATTTTTTGCACAAGGATGGAGTCTCTTATGGCCCTCCGGCGAACGTGGGGGTGGCTTATCAGAAGATGAATGTTCGTTTTCTCTTCTTGCCTTGTATACTTAATAGCTATATCTATAAAACTAtgcagaaagagacagagaaaatgaaagaaagcaaGTGGGGGAGAGGCGTAGAGGAGTCTGTGCTGAGGTACAGTTTATATACTCTTTTGTTTGTCCTCCTTTTTTCTCTTTCGGGTTGTTCGAAACGTGAGGGATGTCTCAGCATTGACCCTGGagaacatttttcatattttacaatGCTTCTGAGTCACATGCTGAGCCGCCCTCTAGCTTTAGCCCTCCATCTTTCTATCTCTTTTGACATCAGGCAACTCGAAtcagttttgtttcttaaatttctctttttctgtTGGAAGACTTTTGTTGTTAAGCGGGGCTCAGggatgtcagtgtgtgtgtgtgtgtgtgagtgtgtgtggtgTAAACTGTTTGTCTTGTAAGTATGAGTCCCGCTCTGTTCCCCAGTGCTCGTCGTTAATGTCTGAAAAAGCAGTTTTATTCTCTGTAAAGTTTAGAAAGCCAAATCTGATTTAGTCCAGtccttttgcttttttgttttcaccCTACTCCTCTCTCACCCTGTCCAAACAATGCATAAAATTTGCAGTGTCAAGTCTGCAGCACAGGGTGTGGCCGTCGCCTCATCAGCCACTCCCAACCTCGTCTAAGCCCCTCCCCTATTCGCTGTCAGACATAGGCTGATTCGCTAGACTGGGTGCGGCCCAGGTTGGGCACAGAGGAAAGGTGGGACACATCCTTTTTCCGGATCTCGCAAATGGACTTCCTGCGAGCCTGGACGCCACGGATGGCCGTCTTAATCTTCCGCCAGCCCAGATGGTTGAGCTCAGCCAAATTTAGCACCACGCAGATCCCGCTAACTGCGAACATGAACACCAGGAAAACTGTCTTCTCGGTGGGGCGCGACACGTAGCATTCGACCTCCTTCACACAAGGGTAGCGGTCACACTCAAACATGGCCGGAACATTGAATCCGTACAGGAAGTACTGGCCGGCAAGAAAGCCGATTTCCAGAACATTCCGGAACACCACTTGTATGACGTAGAAACGAGAGATGCCCTCCTGCCGACGGATCTTGGCGCTTTTGGAGTACGTGACCCCCTGCGGAATGTTGGGAATGTCTTTCAAATCCAGACAGTCGCGGTCGTCTTTGCTTTCCGGATGCACTAGGATACCGTTGATGTTGCGGAGCTTGCGGCTCGGCCCGTGTCCGTGGTCAATGTACGGGCCGTGCAGGAGGGTGTAGCTGCGATCTTTGTACTTGGCAGACTGGTGCACTGAGTAAGTGATAAAACAGAGGCTGGGCGTACACACCAGGATGATCTGGAAAACCCAGTAACGGATATGGGAGATGGGGAAGGCTTTATCGTAGCAGGCCTGGTTGCAACCTGGTTGCAGTGTGTTACATATGAACATTATCTGTTCGTCCTCGTACACCTTCTCTCCCACTATACCCACGATCAGGATCCGGAATATCACCACCACTGTCAGCAGGATCCTTTGGGGGAGAGAAaagaagagacagagagaagcAGAGGAAGGCAGTGGTAGAGACAGGATTGAAGAGGGGAAGGAAGAAAAAGCGAGAGGAAAAAAGGATTAGAGTTCATTTTCCATTCAACAGCACAGTGTTAAATTGCTTTTCTAACTCCCTCTCACAAATGCAGACACACGTGCACAAAACACATGACAAAATAGTAATTACTTTATGACACAGAGGTTAGCAGGCATttagcatttctcattttaagcttacatttgaaatagtttgaaggaTAAAACATGTTTCCATTTCagctattatatataaatataataattctaGTAAACCATTCCTATTTTTCCTACATTACTCATTTGTCCTCTGTTTTTCACTGTGACCAGCTGAATGCTGGTTGAACCAATTATAACGGGGTTATCCATTTGTATGACTAATAGCAACCTGTTTGAAAAAGAATcgttaggtgtgttcgactttaCCGTGATGCTGCACAGACCACTGTTTTTATGccagtaaaaattattttaatgtaatcttcatgttatatttttataataaaactgataaaaatataGATCAATTTGGTATGGTATTAGATGTTATTTAAGTAGTCTAGGCACTGATGAAGctgaaaaaaagttgtaaacATCTGAatgtctataaataaatattaaaatatgatatctttatttaaaaaagaaacgaTACTGTAAATTTGAACCTAAGACCATAGGCGAACcattaagtaatttatttaacaattggTTCAAACGATTGATTAATTTAGTTTGCAAAATCGAGCAAAACAGACAATACACACTTAAAAACAAAGGTTTATTTGTATCAGTCATTCTATGaaaaaccttgaacatccatggagcctttcaaatgcagaaaaggttctttgtagatttttaaaatggttctttgaGGAACTGTTCACTTTGGGgagccaaaaatggttcttctatggaatGTCTGCAAatacacccttttggaacctttatttttgagtgtattgtgtctaaaatgttaaCAATCTTAACCATTTATTGCAGAAGATCTGGGTTAGTAACAAAAAGTTGCTTGGCAATGCTTGAAATATAACTAGTATGTGCCCTTAAGCACAGCACTGAACCACAGGTTTCTCTACGGAGACTTAATATAGTGCATTCTTAATATTGAATGttgaaatataatgtttttattaaaaaaataaataaataaatgatattctaAATTTCAAACTGAAACCATAGgtgaatcattcagtcatttattcaaagatttgttcaaacgACTAATTTATTCAGAGGTGAAGCCTGTTTTTTGAATGGGTCACTGAAACATTGgcttgattcattcaaaactgaGGATTCAttcagtactgaaacaccacaATGTGCTGCTTGGAGACTCACAACAGTTTTGTTGTGGCTTAGTTtggaactgtttttgttttcaaatatagcaaaacagacaatattGTGTCTGAAATGTTAACAATATTAACTATATTTTggactgttgtataaaatcagtttcacaattgcaattgtgatatttggggaaaaaacagTGTTCTTGCATGTGTAATATTGCTAAAGTATATCATATGATATAAGACAAAGGCCCATATAGAATAGTTTTTGCCCTCAAATCTGTTATTTTGGGGCAtttccaccttatttttcctgtaagagcgggtgcggccatttgtaaattttatgggtctggtttccaatctcatccgcatccagctatttttagctgtacaaaactactcaattatgaacacactggtttgtagtgcagttttactgttctTGGTGCGTTGTTATTTTTCTTGCTATTTCCCTATAGctgctaatgaactggaagtctcacccataggcgtACTTCCACATTGAAGTATAAAGTGGATAGTCAGTCATCATCCTGCATCCTGCATCACTGTAAGATGAGGTAGCAAGGTAAGATGACATACAGGGCTTGGCTAGGTGTGTTAAATGCTATAATTTTaacatgtgtttgtttgtttgttttttccaaatTAAAGTGTTAACTCAATAGCCCTACTGgttatttgacaaatattgcatttaatccATTTCATCTACGCTAAAGAAAGCAAATACCATGAGTCACAATGGGAAGCAGAAAATATCTGACTTGACAGCTCCTTTTTCAGCTCAATGTGACAAATCTTGCCGATCTGCAAGGTCAGccacagttgaagtcaaaaacGCCTAATATTTTGGATAATGCACAGAGTCCTGGATATGACATGCTGGGGATAAATAAAAGATATCATGGCCCCAAATTAAGAATTCATTTACACAACATAATTAATTCATTCCTTTGTTGGACACGTTGTACTACTCTGCTCCTTTGTTTTAATTTGGGTAAACTGAGGCAATGATTTAACTAAAACAAGGGACAGACTTAATACATTGTTGGCCACAATGAATCTAAATTGAGGGGACAAATTCGTaattgagattttatttttaatattttctgcaAGTCATGTGTCTCTGTATTAATGCTAGTGGTGCTGAATTTACAAACTTCATCTTTATTGatgaaatattgaaaatatcttTATAGGCCATTCAGGAACACCTTTcatgttttaacattgattcaCGTGCGGGTATGTGTGCAGGCATATGTTCCCTGCTGATGATAACTGGGGCATACTGCATCAAGGCCATTAGAGTTTATGTTGGGACGACTGTCTGTGTATGTTATGTGTATCCCCATCTCTGCTCTCTTATCAGCTCTTTGCAAGATAAAATCTCTTctcagtgaaaaaataaatgaggaAACATACACAGAGAAATCCAGACTCAAGCACAGACACATCCGATGATAGTGACAGATAACAGAGTGCAGATAATAATGATCCCACAATCACATATGCAGCATACTAATATGACATACAATGTGAGCGTCCTGATGAGAAGTAAAACACCTTGAAGCTTTACGCATGGGACTCACGTGAGTGTGCCATTTAGAGCGAAACATCTCCACCCTTCTGcctcacacacactcatctgAACAGATGCAGCCTGAGCACACAGATCTTCCTCAGTCTGTCTAGCTCTCTTCCTCACACACAGATCCACACACACTCTTGTGCTGAGACCGTCCTTCACTCACAATAACCTTGCTCTAGAACCAGCCATGACGTTATTTCATTGCAGGCTGTCTTGATGCATGAGCACATACATTTTCTCtcttacacacatacacacacacacatagtgtgAGCTATAtagtacatatacagtagttttcatttatattacatgAAACTTGCAATCATAAAGTACTTAATTTAGGCTCTGTTGACCGTGTTAATGTACTAACTCTGCAACAATGGCATTCTCTGTTCATCCTTAAAGAATGATTCATATAGCCCTCAGTGCAAGTCCCTCAGCTTATTTTTAGCATATTGGGTGGTGTAGCTTAGTAGCAGAAGATCTGGGTTGGTAACGAAAAGGTTGCAAGGGGCGATGCTTGAAATATAACTAGTATGTGCCCTTGAGCTCAGCTCTTATCCCCAGGTTTCTCTATGGAAACTGTCCTTGTAACTTAACATAGCGCTGTTCTGCAGTAAACTTGCATACATTTGTAGGCTGTGTGGTGAtaaataatgaaacaattattctattctatattttaCATTGTTGTGATTCAGTTACTAAGATGTACAAGATATATAcactaaaatgtatataaatgtttaggGTTGGGAAgaatttgaaatatgtttgaaaagTTTTTTAGGCTCACCAaggttcatttgttttattaaaacatctcagttcatctaaaaattaaaattctgtcattagttactcaccctcatgtcgttccaaactcataagaccttcattcatcttcggaacacaaattaagatgttttttgatgaaatctgagagctttctgactctgcatagacatagaaagcaacacaactaccacgtttaagCCCAGAAAGGTCATAAGGATgacgttaaaatagtccatgtgacatcagtggttcaaccgtaattgcGCATATGTTGTGGTATTCTCGATAATGGCAGTGGACTGTTCCAgtagagaagaaattgttgaataaagtctttattttagttttctttgcacacaaaaattttcttgtagcttcataaaattacagttgaaccactgatgtcacatgggctataTTAAAACtgtccttacttcctttctgggccttgaacgtgtcagttgcattgctgtctatgcagggtcagaaagctctcggatttcaaatatatcttaacttgtgttctgaagatgaacgaaggtcctacaggtttggaacgacatgagggtgagtaattcattacagaattttcatttttgagtgaactattcctttaaaaacagtaaaatatagtgaaatattattactaatgaaaagtaactgttttatattttcatattttttaaatgaaattattcctgtgaggcaaagctgaattttcagcagcttcAGTATTCAgtatctttcagaaatcatcataatatgctgatttgctcctgAAGAAAGATTTCTTATTATTTCACTTGTTAAATGTTGAGCtgctcagtatttttgttcaaaatgcaaTAATCTTTTTTGGGATTCTTCAATGAagagaatgttcaaaagaacagtatttatttgaaatacaaatgtttagtaacatcataaatgtctccACTGCCcctttgatcagtttaatgcactCTTGCTGAATCAAagtattctttaaaaacacacacacacacacaaaacacaaaaacacaggaCCCCAACCAGTAGTGTATATTACAAGATAGAGAGTAATGAAGACAAACTGCTTTTGCTTTCTATCAACAGTAAAGAGTCTCAATCACAAGTTCCCCCGCCCAGACTTAATTAAGTAGAGAAAATTAAAGTCAGTGAGTTGAAATAATGAAGGCATTCCTGATGAATTTTCAGAATGACTTTAGCAGCtgttaatacaatattaatgcAATAATGGGCAgtcaatccaaaaaaaaaaaaattggccaGTTTGATATTTGTTCATATTTGTATATTCTGAAAGTTAATTTGATGAAAGAGTAACTTAATGACATTGTTCTCAATTCTTCAAGGGATGCATAGTTTAttgtctcaaaaaaaaaaaaaaaaaaaaaaaaaaaaaaaacaatttaaatacacagccatgtactttttttcttttatatttctttgttttcaaatcAAGGCTCATAATGTTGTGATTCATTCCGGAGCTGGTTGATTTGGTTCCTGACATAGAGTTCTTCACTAATGAAAGAATTTCTTGAAATTGCTACagagaaaataaatgtgaagAGAAT
Encoded here:
- the gjd1a gene encoding gap junction protein delta 1a — translated: MGEWTILERLLEAAVQQHSTMIGRILLTVVVIFRILIVGIVGEKVYEDEQIMFICNTLQPGCNQACYDKAFPISHIRYWVFQIILVCTPSLCFITYSVHQSAKYKDRSYTLLHGPYIDHGHGPSRKLRNINGILVHPESKDDRDCLDLKDIPNIPQGVTYSKSAKIRRQEGISRFYVIQVVFRNVLEIGFLAGQYFLYGFNVPAMFECDRYPCVKEVECYVSRPTEKTVFLVFMFAVSGICVVLNLAELNHLGWRKIKTAIRGVQARRKSICEIRKKDVSHLSSVPNLGRTQSSESAYV